The Corylus avellana chromosome ca8, CavTom2PMs-1.0 genome has a segment encoding these proteins:
- the LOC132190937 gene encoding tocopherol cyclase, chloroplastic-like: MGPCDLLAGPNNVSSGSRQHLDQVLVVSWLGLDNVPTKSRKFLNGVPIRYHFDGNTRKFFEGWYFKVSIPERRQSFCFMYSVENPAFSKKLTALEVALHGPRYTGVGAQILGANDKYICHYSQDSHNFWGSRHELTLGNTFIAEKGMKPPNKELPPQEFSKSVLQGFQVSPLWHQGFICDDGRSNYVDTVKTARWEYSTQPTYGWGNVGSKQKSTAGWLASFPVFESHWQICMASGLSTGWIEWDGERFEFQNAPSYSEKNWGGTFPRKWFWVQCNVFEGARGEVSLTAAGGLRQLPGLTETFENAALIGVHCDGIFYEFVPWNGGVSWEIAPWGYWYMAGDNQTHKVELEATTKDPGTTLRAPTAEAGLAPACKDSCFGVLRLRIWEQRYDGSKGKIILDVTSNMAAVEVGGGPWFNTWKGETSVPELISRALQVPIDVERIFGFAPLFKPPGL, translated from the exons ATGGGTCCTTGCGACCTCCTGGCGGGTCCCAACAATGTCTCGTCAGGGTCTCGGCAACATCTTGACCAGGTCCTAGTGGTGTCCTGGTTGGGTCTTGACAACGTCCCGACTAAGTCCCGTAAGTTTCTCAACGGTGTCCCGATCAG GTACCATTTTGATGGAAATACCAGGAAGTTTTTTGAGGGTTGGTACTTCAAGGTGTCAATCCCAGAACGGAGGCAGAGCTTCTGCTTTATGTATTCTGTGGAGAATCCTGCTTTCTCTAAGAAATTAACGGCATTGGAAGTGGCACTGCATGGACCAAGATATACTGGAGTTGGGGCTCAAATTCTTGGCGCGAATGACAAGTATATTTGCCATTACTCCCAAGACTCTCACAACTTTTGGGGAA GTAGGCATGAGCTAACACTGGGGAATACCTTTATTGCCGAAAAGGGTATGAAGCCTCCAAACAAGGAGCTCCCTCCTCAG GAATTCAGTAAAAGTGTGCTGCAAGGTTTCCAAGTCAGCCCACTTTGGCATCAAGGTTTCATTTGTGATGATGGCAG GTCAAATTATGTGGATACTGTGAAGACTGCACGTTGGGAGTACAGTACCCAGCCAACCTATGGCTGGGGCAATGTCGGGTCCAAGCAGAAGTCCACTGCAGGCTGGCTTGCATCCTTTCCTGTATTTGAATCCCATTGGCAAATATGCATGGCCAGTGGACTGTCAACAG gTTGGATAGAGTGGGATGGTGAAAGGTTTGAGTTTCAAAATGCCCCTTCATATTCTGAAAAGAACTGGGGTGGAACATTCCCAAGAAAATGGTTTTGG GTACAATGTAATGTATTTGAAGGTGCTAGAGGAGAAGTTTCTCTCACTGCAGCTGGTGGGTTGAGGCAACTACCTGGACTGACTGAGACTTTTGAAAATGCTGCACTG ATTGGAGTTCACTGTGATGGAATTTTCTATGAATTTGTGCCATGGAATGGTGGTGTTAGTTGGGAAATTGCTCCTTGGGGTTACTGGTACATGGCTGGGGACAATCAGACGCATAAG GTTGAATTAGAGGCAACAACAAAGGATCCTGGTACAACACTGCGTGCTCCAACAGCAGAAGCTGGTCTTGCTCCAGCTTGTAAAGATTCTTGTTTTGGTGTTCTAAGATTGCGGATTTGGGAACAAAGATATGATGGCAGTAAAGGGAAG ATCATATTGGATGTTACAAGTAACATGGCAGCAGTAGAAGTGGGAGGGGGGCCATGGTTCAACACTTGGAAGGGTGAGACCTCTGTGCCGGAGCTCATTAgtagagctcttcaagttccCATTGATGTGGAGAGGATTTTTGGTTTTGCCCCATTATTTAAACCCCCTGGTCTATAG